A stretch of Triticum aestivum cultivar Chinese Spring chromosome 1D, IWGSC CS RefSeq v2.1, whole genome shotgun sequence DNA encodes these proteins:
- the LOC123178666 gene encoding CST complex subunit TEN1 has translation MASSTLKPGVPITLQELEPSSEMFKQGASIRVTGTLQSYDVDSAVAVIRDGSATLRIDTQHLREIGFRSGSMFQFIGELLIRPNNDAILQARVGRNVDGLDLNLYQQSLIIRRQHKARLLRRD, from the exons ATGGCATCTTCTACTCTGAAACCAGGTGTGCCTATCACTCTGCAAGAGCTTGAGCCCTCCTCGGAGATGTTCAAGCAAGGGGCATCCATCCGAGTAACAGGAAC CCTTCAGTCATACGATGTGGACTCCGCGGTTGCCGTCATACGAGATGGCAGCGCGACGCTTAGAATTGACACCCAGCACCTGAGGGAAATCGGTTTCCGCAGCGGCTCTATGTTCCAGTTCATCGGCGAGCTCCTGATCCGGCCAAACAACGAC GCGATTCTGCAAGCACGTGTGGGCAGGAACGTTGATGGCCTTGACCTGAACCTTTACCAGCAGTCTCTGATCATCCGGCGGCAGCATAAAGCCAGACTGCTGAGGAGGGATTGA